A DNA window from Drosophila biarmipes strain raj3 chromosome 2R, RU_DBia_V1.1, whole genome shotgun sequence contains the following coding sequences:
- the LOC108026590 gene encoding uncharacterized protein LOC108026590, whose amino-acid sequence MFIARRMSFKGTTSFDIMRELLAFGFILFFGFSMGLSMDHHTEMCFPQINRQDIFDLAVTSGVKVLIRQVELYNEDLPISSNMMVEITSMFSKFILSGKSIKFILRLLYVACKLNKPTPGELQKEQAHKVETAFLCLLEMGAEKCYSYKDKEEGDFSIEIP is encoded by the exons ATGTTCATTGCCAGACGGATGTCTTTCAAGGGAACAACTAGCTTTGATATAATG AGGGAGCTCCTGGCCTTCggtttcattttgttttttggcttCAGCATGGGTTTGTCTATGGATCACCATACTGAAATGTGCTTTCCGCAAATAAACAGGCAGGATATATTCGATCTAGCCGTGACCTCTGGCGTCAAGGTGCTCATACGGCAGGTGGAACTGTACAACGAGGATTTGCCGATCTCCTCAAATATGATGGTTGAAATCACGTCCATGTTCTCCAAGTTTATTCTGTCCGGGAAGAGCATAAAGTTCATCCTCAGGCTGCTGTATGTGGCCTGCAAGCTGAACAAACCCACGCCCGGCGAATTGCAGAAAGAACAAGCTCACAAGGTCGAAACAGCTTTCCTGTGCCTGTTGGAGATGGGTGCTGAGAAGTGCTACTCATATAAGGACAAGGAGGAGGGCGACTTTTCTATAGAGATTCCCTGA